One genomic segment of Pseudoalteromonas sp. GCY includes these proteins:
- a CDS encoding NAD(P)/FAD-dependent oxidoreductase, with translation MAKENVDVLIIGAGPAGTMTAAKLIQAGLTVKIVERSHFPRYVIGESLLPQSMQHLEDAGFMDALVARNYQKKIGANFKQDDFQEFFDFSKNYTDGWTWTWQVPRDDFDNVLAEEVQKMGAPIEFGTSVVDANMDLEEPIIKVVNEAGDVQEIQAKFVVDSSGYGRVLANLLDLNEPSSAPTRATLFAQFKPADGIETGAENNKVTILVHEEDVWVWLIPFSDGRVSVGFVGNPEYLESAEGDAKTRFLTYLARDQHASAMLEGMAMCMEPKEIKGYSKGIKQLFGKNFVLTGNASEFIDPVFSAGVMFAIESGARAADLIVAQLNGEEADWQQDYEAHMLKGIAVMRTYIEGWYDGRLRRLFFSDNKPEKIKSQITSVLAGYVWDETNPFVNRSEKTLNLLSELHNNPEMA, from the coding sequence ATGGCTAAGGAAAATGTAGATGTACTTATTATCGGCGCTGGACCTGCTGGGACAATGACCGCTGCAAAGCTAATTCAAGCAGGATTAACCGTGAAGATCGTTGAACGTAGCCACTTTCCACGCTATGTCATCGGTGAAAGTCTTCTACCACAAAGTATGCAGCATCTGGAAGATGCTGGATTTATGGATGCGTTAGTCGCACGCAATTACCAAAAGAAAATCGGTGCTAATTTTAAACAAGATGACTTCCAAGAGTTTTTCGATTTCTCTAAAAATTACACCGATGGCTGGACATGGACATGGCAAGTACCAAGAGATGACTTTGACAATGTACTAGCTGAAGAAGTGCAAAAAATGGGTGCTCCTATCGAATTTGGCACTTCCGTAGTCGATGCCAACATGGATCTAGAAGAGCCTATCATTAAGGTAGTCAATGAGGCCGGTGATGTGCAGGAAATTCAAGCCAAATTCGTTGTTGACTCAAGCGGCTATGGCCGAGTACTCGCTAACCTGCTTGATTTAAATGAACCTTCATCAGCGCCGACTCGCGCAACTTTATTTGCGCAATTTAAACCAGCTGATGGCATAGAGACTGGGGCTGAAAACAATAAAGTAACGATTCTGGTTCACGAAGAAGATGTATGGGTTTGGCTAATACCTTTCTCTGACGGTCGTGTTTCAGTCGGTTTTGTTGGTAACCCTGAGTATTTGGAAAGTGCAGAGGGCGATGCTAAAACGCGCTTTTTAACCTACCTTGCTCGCGATCAACATGCGTCAGCAATGTTGGAAGGAATGGCGATGTGTATGGAGCCAAAGGAGATCAAAGGCTACTCAAAAGGTATTAAACAACTGTTCGGCAAGAACTTTGTGCTAACCGGTAACGCCAGTGAATTTATTGACCCTGTATTTTCAGCCGGTGTTATGTTTGCGATTGAGTCAGGCGCGCGCGCCGCTGATCTCATTGTCGCTCAGTTAAATGGCGAGGAAGCAGATTGGCAGCAAGATTATGAAGCGCATATGCTTAAAGGGATTGCTGTCATGCGCACCTACATTGAAGGCTGGTACGACGGGCGTTTGCGCCGCCTATTTTTCTCAGACAACAAGCCTGAAAAAATTAAGAGCCAAATCACTTCTGTGCTTGCGGGCTATGTATGGGATGAGACTAACCCATTTGTAAACCGCAGCGAGAAAACCCTGAACCTGCTATCTGAACTCCATAACAACCCTGAAATGGCGTGA
- a CDS encoding non-ribosomal peptide synthetase: MLSLLAELKDHNLSIWLQDGGLELSFGAQAPDAALVAKLKSNKTQLMDYLEAKAIFSKDAFNTLPELNRYPLSFAQERLLFIERLENGTNAYHIPFLVKLSYHTELARLTQALNIVLDRHEVLRSVYRQDEQGHDYQEVLSACIEITPSPVADLAALNTAVKQAISTPFDLANEPMFKVCCWTVGAERYVLFMWHHIAFDGWSTEIFMRELHQAYFMLASGKTPELPALELQYQDYAKWQREYLSGDTLAKLLDHWTDALAGAEQLELHSPLPRPNEYQYHGADHRIHLGQERSEALKAIAKTQQTSLYVVLLSSWALTLQATSGQSDLVIGTPSDNRHLSQTQNLIGFLVNSLALPVHIDNALDFNALIQQVHQTLKAAKAHQDLPFDKLVDALKLQRDPSRHPLFQMMFALEQFKNNSDDSSQQLFTPVDESQVKALHKVAKFDISLLLQNGDEEVFGDINYATALFPSDWIATLAERFINIIDQVIARAAQPLAKIALQNRTETNTIRAWHNNAESFATDKDLASLVEQHAANTPEQTAMLTSSGEALSYAEVNGKANALAQQILAQHPKAQAGLLPADTPIALYFSRSSEMLIAILAVLKAGGTYVPVSPDYPEARVEFILTDTNTDLVLTQESHLPSLNPVLGKVAALGVNALGVKALSVNTRALAVESENLTRPTALANLAYIIYTSGTTGQPKGVMLTQHNVLYYLHALTSQLGDKYRNIDFSSNYCFDLSVTTTLCPLLAGQTVCVYEGDILDAAAFRAHLSAANVGFVKTTPSLAMALLPDSDAQVDALMLGGEALTEQAIAALSDHVNAIFDEYGPTEATVGAMLAQAYPRLHQGIGKAYPNVNLHVLSESLQPMPIGAPGELYISGLGVARGYLNRPELNAERFIDNPFSHDPAHSKLYKTGDLARFLDNGDLVYLGRNDEQVKIRGYRVELGEIAAAIVNQQGVQNAVVIDVPAPQGKALAAYLVAEPTLELTELKLALSAALPEYMVPSHFTLIEHIPLTGNGKLDRKALPAPELQADNLYVAPRNDLETQLCEIWQQVLGLEQVGIEDNFFQIGGDSIVSIQLVSRLREAGLTVQVKEIFAAPTPARLAKLISSNGDKKVTIKTEQGQLEGEFDLLPIQQWFFANQFANPAHFAQTFATVMPSTISDERLVALLSELAEQHDVLRLVFNQKTAHITQQYQQNSTMAPLVKLDADTLSDDELTKQLTRLQSQFELNSGPLWQAIRVKRQSQDVLVLAFHHLIIDFVSWRILIEDLNSLYQGKELAQKASSYRQWVETLAQYANVQVEQINYWQEVLDTCQTHLTANNTPTNQVIKLDSAFTQTLLFDANQGYHTEPRDLVVAALSLTLAHITGCNDQVIALEGHGREHIAEDIDHSRTVGWFTSLYPLALHAGSSLESAIVNAKEQLRKLPDNGVGFGQFYFSKQVTGTLPTVAFNYLGQIGGAKTQQPSGNFYLTEAITGQPVASENNGHYVLDINAAIIHGQLVLNCTTALSETEFALFQSQFTASLQAVLDTALHTKALGAKQTPSDYNLTGVSFAHLDALRTRYDLAAVYPATNLQQGFIFHQLNNPEDTAYRVQSQMQYFDKIDTALYCRAWQLTSLQYPALRCAFDVEETMLQLIVDHTCVDEDNFSVIDISQYSKAEQQAHIEKLAKQVLHQPFNFARPGLLKLQLIKRGEAHYQLIKTEHHSICDGWSGPLVMQTVHQNYTQLLQGREPVLQVDNAYLDAHAYLRDNQAATKAFWQYHVADLSQANDLNTLFSHSTDLETLRHNHDPQALHFALPSETLSKLQQTCQQHSVTLNAAVQFAWHKLIQIYTRDEFTLVGTTIAGRDLPIDGIAQSVGAYINTLPLYLDWPTDATIAQQLEKIQTAILDLNSHANVSLASLQQGGNRLFQSLVVFENYPSLENEQAEAQQARWQFDAAPEQVEYPLALIAKELGELQLELMYDASLLSPARVAQLQSQLLLILEQIADNTHLPHQHIEIANTVEKARILNEWNETEHESCGFENFNDLLSEKVAVSPDATAVVWQDKALSYQALNRQACQLAQQLLVIKAEIYGNEYQGDFPVLLLHEKQLDSIVAILAILKAGGGYVPVSPEFPDSRIEYIAKDCGAKIVVTQSGLMDRVVSTTLASLTHVLSDTPMKETSLDQAVSVSPSDLAYIIYTSGTTGNPKGVEINHEALLNYATDDHFIDPTQLSKVLSLSSISFDAFIFDCFVTLSNGAALHLIDKQTQLDPERLIKYCQAQQIDTCFVTTALFNRLASEDFFLHAGLKQINFGGEAVDLAMVERVKHQAPELMLYHAYGPTETTVYATCCLLNTVNHGAPIGRAIANKSAYVLSPAGKILPPGVAGELYIGGAGMARRYLHRPDLTEQAFLVNPFASDRYLASGWNKMYKTGDLVKWREDGLLEYVGRNDFQVKIRGYRIELGEIETAIKQQPQIHTAFVNVSEQDGIKRIVAYLVMANTESLDEAKLKQTLSHMLPSYMLPSAYVTLDALPVTVNGKIDARALPQPDFSQAETHHAPNTEQQKHIAKIWCAVLGIKQVGLEDNFFHIGGDSIMSIQLMSALKRAGYSLSTKDIFTYPTLEALCAFLANNERVEIEAEQGELSGEIKLLPIQQWFLNSHYRHKAHFNQSVMLALPHSTALDTLERALAQLHQQHDMLRAQFSKTETWQSQYQSIAACPTPKLIHLDTSGLDEQQTGLALSKIHARFELGSGALWQPVLLSDDTPLTRLVIIVHHLVIDGVSWRILVEDLSRLLQGDTLSDKTSSYRQWSDVVALHPFEQQIPYWQNVLSTQQNVPYGKSQQRLTHQFDTQLTEQLLRLAPAGFNTEINDLLMSAFTRAWCNTFATNYCHLTLEGHGREHLSDHIDTSRTLGWFTSMFPVALKNDTDLSTLIIQSKETLRAIPDKGLGFSELVRRGEFSFSQLPKVSFNYLGQLDSNSDAQDQGIRMLNAHSGDASSKENQDEMALIVNAEVRQMRLQVSIASQLDETQTTAFIEQFDAALRAVVSHSITAANPQGIKTLSDIEVGVLVNEVDAPIEWFFFPPGGGGAESYLQSIAPKISVPCYCFNNIYAAQEKPKDSLAYDYYQFQTLALQYAIHLKKLKPCGPYRIFGWSFGATLALEVVKLLQNEGDTVEHLVFVDPCFDYAAMHDEVLALHPEFSHLEPDRINYHYQNDPAFSSTAKVTLFSAGCAVEVAQSDSLELQLSSHIINRYLDKNQNLIEEVMQPSQVQVFTMKGSHNSWIKTPDDLIKMSEIMNTL, from the coding sequence ATGTTGTCATTGCTCGCTGAACTGAAAGATCACAATCTCTCAATCTGGTTGCAAGACGGCGGACTAGAGCTGTCATTTGGCGCGCAAGCGCCAGATGCTGCGCTTGTTGCAAAGTTAAAGTCAAACAAAACGCAGTTAATGGATTACCTTGAAGCAAAAGCAATTTTTTCAAAGGATGCGTTTAATACACTGCCAGAATTAAACCGCTATCCGCTTTCGTTTGCGCAAGAGCGTTTATTATTTATCGAACGCTTAGAAAATGGCACCAACGCTTATCATATTCCGTTTTTGGTTAAACTCTCTTATCACACAGAGCTTGCGCGATTAACGCAAGCACTGAATATCGTGTTAGATAGGCATGAAGTACTTCGCAGTGTCTATCGTCAAGACGAGCAAGGCCACGACTATCAAGAAGTGTTGAGCGCTTGTATTGAAATTACGCCTAGCCCTGTGGCTGACTTAGCTGCGCTTAATACGGCTGTTAAACAAGCGATCAGTACACCATTTGACTTAGCCAATGAGCCTATGTTCAAGGTTTGCTGTTGGACAGTAGGCGCTGAACGTTACGTGCTATTTATGTGGCACCATATTGCGTTTGATGGCTGGTCCACCGAAATCTTTATGCGTGAGCTACACCAAGCCTATTTTATGCTAGCTTCAGGCAAAACGCCTGAGCTACCAGCGCTTGAGTTACAGTACCAAGATTACGCAAAATGGCAGCGCGAGTATCTCAGCGGCGATACTTTAGCTAAGCTTTTAGACCACTGGACTGATGCACTTGCAGGCGCTGAGCAGCTTGAATTACATTCGCCACTACCAAGACCAAATGAATACCAATATCACGGTGCTGACCACCGTATTCATTTGGGTCAGGAACGAAGCGAAGCCCTAAAGGCCATAGCCAAAACGCAGCAAACCAGTCTTTATGTGGTGCTGCTCAGCAGTTGGGCATTGACATTACAAGCAACCAGCGGTCAGTCAGATTTAGTTATCGGTACGCCGTCTGACAACCGTCATCTAAGCCAGACACAAAATCTTATTGGCTTTTTGGTCAATAGCTTAGCCCTGCCAGTTCATATTGATAACGCACTCGACTTTAATGCCTTAATCCAACAAGTGCACCAAACCTTAAAAGCCGCAAAGGCGCACCAAGACCTGCCATTTGATAAATTGGTCGACGCCCTAAAATTACAACGGGATCCGTCTCGCCACCCGCTATTTCAAATGATGTTTGCGCTTGAACAATTTAAAAATAACAGCGACGACAGCAGCCAACAGCTGTTTACGCCAGTGGATGAGTCACAAGTAAAAGCGCTCCATAAAGTGGCAAAGTTCGACATTAGTTTACTGCTACAAAATGGTGACGAAGAAGTCTTTGGTGATATTAACTATGCCACCGCGCTATTTCCAAGTGACTGGATCGCAACTCTTGCTGAGCGCTTTATCAATATTATCGATCAGGTGATCGCAAGAGCTGCGCAGCCACTTGCAAAGATAGCCTTACAAAATAGAACTGAGACTAACACAATACGTGCTTGGCACAACAACGCCGAGTCGTTTGCCACTGATAAAGATCTCGCAAGCTTAGTAGAGCAGCACGCCGCTAACACCCCTGAGCAAACGGCCATGTTAACCAGCAGCGGTGAAGCGCTGTCTTATGCCGAAGTGAACGGTAAAGCCAATGCCCTTGCACAGCAAATCCTTGCTCAGCACCCCAAAGCCCAAGCTGGCCTATTGCCTGCCGATACCCCTATCGCCCTCTACTTTTCTCGCAGTAGCGAGATGCTTATTGCTATTTTGGCCGTGCTCAAAGCCGGTGGTACCTATGTGCCTGTTTCACCAGATTACCCCGAAGCTCGGGTTGAATTTATTTTAACCGACACCAACACCGACTTAGTGCTAACGCAGGAAAGCCACTTGCCGTCACTTAACCCTGTGCTTGGAAAAGTGGCGGCGCTCGGCGTGAATGCGCTCGGCGTGAAGGCGCTCAGTGTGAATACCCGTGCACTTGCAGTGGAGTCAGAGAACCTAACCCGTCCAACTGCGTTGGCTAACTTGGCTTATATCATCTACACCTCAGGGACAACCGGACAACCAAAAGGCGTAATGCTCACTCAGCACAATGTGCTTTATTATCTTCACGCCTTAACCAGCCAGTTAGGTGACAAGTATCGTAATATCGACTTTTCTTCTAACTACTGTTTTGACCTGTCGGTGACGACCACCTTATGCCCGCTCCTTGCTGGACAAACGGTGTGTGTCTATGAAGGCGATATTCTTGATGCCGCCGCTTTTAGAGCTCACCTAAGTGCCGCGAATGTTGGCTTTGTGAAAACCACACCTAGTCTTGCCATGGCGCTATTGCCTGACAGCGATGCACAAGTTGATGCCCTAATGCTCGGTGGTGAAGCGCTGACTGAGCAGGCCATTGCCGCATTAAGCGACCATGTGAACGCTATCTTCGATGAATATGGCCCAACGGAAGCCACGGTCGGTGCGATGCTAGCACAGGCCTACCCACGTCTTCATCAAGGCATAGGTAAAGCTTACCCTAACGTTAATCTTCATGTGTTATCTGAGTCGCTCCAGCCCATGCCTATTGGCGCGCCGGGTGAGTTGTATATTTCAGGCCTTGGGGTTGCCCGTGGTTACTTAAACCGCCCAGAACTCAATGCCGAGCGCTTTATTGATAATCCATTTAGTCACGACCCCGCCCATAGCAAGCTGTACAAAACCGGTGACCTTGCCCGCTTCCTAGACAACGGCGACTTGGTGTATCTCGGTCGTAACGATGAGCAAGTGAAAATTCGTGGTTATCGTGTCGAATTAGGCGAGATTGCGGCAGCCATTGTCAACCAGCAAGGCGTACAAAACGCAGTGGTAATTGATGTGCCTGCACCGCAAGGCAAAGCATTAGCCGCTTATCTTGTTGCAGAGCCCACCCTTGAGCTCACTGAATTAAAACTCGCGCTAAGTGCTGCTTTACCTGAATACATGGTGCCCAGTCACTTTACCCTAATCGAGCATATTCCACTCACAGGTAACGGTAAGCTTGACCGCAAGGCACTTCCCGCACCAGAGCTTCAAGCCGACAACCTTTATGTGGCACCGCGTAATGACTTAGAGACCCAACTTTGTGAGATTTGGCAGCAGGTACTTGGCCTTGAGCAAGTGGGGATTGAGGATAACTTCTTCCAAATCGGCGGCGATTCAATTGTCAGTATTCAGCTGGTTTCACGCTTAAGAGAAGCAGGATTAACGGTACAAGTTAAAGAGATATTTGCCGCCCCAACTCCCGCGCGGCTGGCAAAACTTATCAGTTCGAATGGCGATAAGAAGGTTACGATAAAAACCGAACAAGGCCAGCTTGAAGGCGAGTTCGATCTGCTGCCTATCCAACAGTGGTTTTTTGCAAATCAGTTTGCTAACCCCGCACACTTTGCCCAAACCTTCGCTACTGTGATGCCAAGTACAATCAGTGATGAGAGATTAGTTGCGCTATTGTCCGAGCTTGCTGAGCAACATGATGTGCTACGCCTTGTGTTCAATCAAAAGACGGCGCACATTACCCAGCAGTACCAACAAAATAGCACCATGGCACCTCTAGTTAAACTTGATGCAGACACACTCAGTGACGACGAGCTAACCAAGCAATTAACACGCTTACAGTCACAGTTTGAGTTAAATTCAGGCCCTTTATGGCAGGCAATTCGTGTCAAACGCCAAAGCCAAGATGTATTGGTACTGGCCTTCCACCACCTGATCATTGACTTTGTCTCTTGGCGGATCCTAATTGAGGATTTAAATAGCCTTTATCAAGGCAAAGAGTTGGCGCAAAAAGCCTCAAGCTATCGTCAATGGGTTGAGACCTTAGCCCAATATGCAAATGTTCAAGTCGAACAAATTAATTACTGGCAGGAAGTACTTGATACTTGCCAAACGCACTTAACAGCGAATAACACACCGACAAACCAAGTGATTAAACTTGACTCTGCATTTACACAAACGCTGCTGTTTGATGCTAATCAAGGCTACCACACAGAGCCTCGAGACCTTGTCGTCGCCGCGCTGTCACTAACTCTCGCCCATATCACTGGCTGCAATGATCAGGTTATTGCACTTGAAGGGCACGGTCGTGAACACATCGCCGAAGATATAGATCATTCACGCACCGTGGGCTGGTTTACATCATTATATCCACTAGCACTCCATGCGGGTTCTAGTCTCGAAAGCGCTATCGTCAATGCCAAAGAGCAGTTGCGTAAGTTGCCAGACAATGGCGTTGGTTTTGGTCAATTCTATTTTTCCAAACAAGTGACGGGGACTTTACCAACTGTTGCATTCAACTATTTAGGCCAAATCGGTGGCGCAAAAACGCAGCAACCCAGTGGTAACTTCTACTTAACTGAAGCCATTACAGGTCAACCAGTCGCAAGCGAAAATAACGGCCATTACGTTCTTGATATCAACGCGGCTATTATTCATGGTCAGCTTGTCTTAAATTGCACCACGGCGTTGTCTGAAACCGAATTCGCCCTATTCCAAAGCCAGTTCACTGCCAGTCTACAAGCGGTGCTCGACACAGCATTGCATACCAAAGCGCTTGGCGCCAAACAAACGCCGAGCGACTATAACCTGACGGGCGTCAGCTTCGCCCACTTAGATGCACTGCGCACACGTTACGACCTAGCCGCGGTTTATCCCGCAACAAACTTGCAGCAAGGCTTTATCTTCCACCAGCTAAATAATCCAGAAGATACCGCCTATCGCGTGCAGTCACAGATGCAGTATTTCGATAAAATTGACACTGCGCTTTACTGTCGCGCGTGGCAACTAACCTCACTGCAATATCCAGCGCTACGCTGTGCTTTTGATGTTGAAGAAACCATGCTGCAACTTATCGTGGATCACACCTGTGTTGATGAAGATAACTTTAGCGTAATTGACATCAGCCAATACTCAAAAGCAGAACAACAAGCACACATAGAAAAGCTTGCGAAGCAGGTGTTACATCAGCCATTTAATTTTGCAAGACCCGGGTTATTGAAGCTACAGTTAATCAAGCGTGGTGAAGCCCATTATCAGCTGATAAAAACTGAGCATCACAGTATTTGTGATGGTTGGAGTGGCCCGTTAGTTATGCAGACCGTTCACCAGAACTATACGCAATTACTACAAGGTCGAGAACCTGTTTTACAGGTGGATAACGCCTATTTAGATGCCCATGCTTACCTAAGAGATAATCAGGCCGCCACCAAAGCATTTTGGCAATATCATGTCGCCGATTTATCACAGGCAAACGATCTTAACACCCTGTTTAGTCACTCAACAGATTTAGAAACGCTCCGTCATAATCATGATCCGCAGGCGCTGCATTTTGCCCTACCAAGCGAGACGTTAAGTAAGTTGCAGCAAACGTGTCAGCAACATTCTGTCACGCTCAATGCTGCGGTCCAATTTGCCTGGCACAAGCTTATTCAGATCTATACTCGCGACGAATTTACTTTAGTAGGTACAACTATCGCAGGTCGTGACTTACCAATTGACGGCATAGCGCAAAGTGTTGGTGCTTACATCAATACGCTACCGCTTTATCTTGATTGGCCTACGGATGCTACCATCGCGCAGCAACTCGAGAAGATCCAAACTGCCATTTTGGACTTAAATAGCCATGCAAATGTGTCACTCGCGTCACTGCAACAAGGCGGTAATCGGCTATTCCAAAGCCTAGTCGTTTTCGAAAACTACCCAAGCCTTGAAAATGAACAAGCAGAGGCACAACAAGCTCGCTGGCAGTTTGACGCAGCACCAGAGCAAGTTGAATACCCGCTTGCACTGATAGCAAAAGAGCTAGGAGAGCTGCAACTTGAGCTGATGTACGACGCCAGCTTGCTTTCACCAGCACGTGTCGCACAACTGCAATCTCAACTGCTACTTATCCTCGAACAAATTGCTGACAATACTCACTTACCTCATCAGCACATTGAAATTGCCAATACTGTGGAAAAGGCCCGTATTCTCAACGAGTGGAATGAAACTGAACACGAGTCATGTGGCTTCGAGAACTTCAACGACTTATTGAGTGAAAAAGTCGCTGTATCCCCGGATGCAACCGCTGTAGTCTGGCAAGATAAAGCACTAAGTTATCAAGCACTCAACCGTCAGGCTTGCCAGCTTGCCCAGCAATTATTGGTGATTAAGGCTGAGATTTACGGCAACGAGTATCAAGGTGATTTTCCAGTCTTATTACTGCATGAAAAACAGCTAGATTCTATCGTTGCGATCCTCGCTATTCTTAAAGCAGGCGGTGGTTATGTTCCTGTATCACCGGAATTTCCTGACTCAAGGATTGAATATATTGCCAAGGACTGTGGTGCGAAAATCGTGGTCACCCAATCGGGATTAATGGATAGAGTTGTGAGTACAACACTTGCATCACTGACACATGTACTCAGCGATACACCAATGAAGGAAACAAGCTTAGACCAAGCGGTATCGGTGAGCCCGTCTGATTTGGCTTATATTATCTATACCTCTGGCACCACAGGTAACCCTAAAGGCGTAGAAATCAACCATGAGGCACTATTAAACTATGCCACGGACGACCACTTTATCGATCCCACACAACTGAGCAAGGTCCTCAGCTTATCGAGCATTAGCTTCGACGCGTTTATTTTTGACTGCTTTGTCACACTCAGTAATGGTGCAGCGCTACACCTGATAGATAAACAGACTCAACTTGATCCAGAACGACTGATTAAGTACTGCCAAGCACAGCAGATTGATACGTGTTTTGTAACCACTGCGCTATTTAATCGTTTAGCTAGCGAAGACTTCTTCTTACACGCCGGACTTAAACAGATTAATTTTGGTGGAGAGGCGGTCGACTTAGCTATGGTTGAGCGAGTTAAGCATCAAGCGCCAGAGCTGATGCTGTACCACGCCTATGGCCCAACAGAGACCACCGTTTATGCGACTTGCTGCTTACTCAACACTGTAAATCACGGAGCACCTATTGGCCGTGCCATTGCCAATAAATCCGCTTACGTGTTGTCGCCTGCTGGCAAAATACTGCCACCGGGCGTGGCAGGAGAGCTTTATATTGGCGGCGCGGGTATGGCAAGACGCTATTTACACCGTCCAGATTTAACCGAACAAGCATTCTTAGTTAATCCATTCGCATCGGATAGGTATCTCGCAAGCGGTTGGAACAAAATGTATAAAACGGGAGATTTGGTTAAATGGCGTGAAGATGGCTTATTAGAGTATGTTGGTCGTAATGATTTTCAGGTGAAAATTCGTGGTTACCGCATCGAACTTGGCGAGATTGAAACTGCGATTAAGCAACAACCGCAAATTCATACTGCTTTTGTAAACGTGAGTGAACAAGATGGGATCAAACGTATCGTGGCCTATTTGGTCATGGCAAATACTGAGTCACTAGATGAGGCAAAGCTCAAGCAAACACTTTCTCACATGCTGCCGAGTTATATGCTGCCAAGTGCCTACGTCACATTAGACGCCCTACCCGTTACGGTTAATGGCAAGATTGATGCCCGAGCACTACCGCAGCCCGATTTTAGCCAAGCTGAGACTCACCATGCTCCAAACACAGAACAGCAAAAACATATCGCTAAAATCTGGTGTGCTGTATTGGGGATTAAGCAGGTTGGCTTAGAAGATAACTTCTTCCATATCGGTGGTGACTCAATTATGAGTATTCAGCTCATGTCGGCTCTCAAACGTGCTGGCTATTCGCTGTCGACCAAAGACATATTTACGTATCCAACCCTAGAGGCGCTTTGTGCATTTTTGGCAAATAATGAACGGGTAGAAATCGAGGCAGAACAAGGTGAGCTCAGCGGAGAAATCAAGTTATTACCTATCCAGCAATGGTTCCTCAACTCCCACTACCGTCATAAAGCGCATTTTAATCAGTCGGTCATGCTCGCACTTCCGCACAGTACCGCGCTAGATACTTTGGAGCGTGCACTTGCGCAGCTGCATCAACAACATGACATGTTGCGCGCTCAGTTTAGCAAAACCGAGACTTGGCAATCCCAATATCAGAGTATTGCAGCGTGTCCAACACCAAAGCTTATCCATTTGGACACCTCGGGGCTTGATGAGCAGCAAACCGGTCTGGCGTTGAGTAAAATACACGCCCGTTTTGAACTCGGTTCAGGTGCTTTGTGGCAACCGGTTTTACTCAGCGATGATACGCCGCTAACTAGGCTCGTAATTATCGTTCACCACCTTGTTATTGATGGTGTTTCGTGGCGTATTTTGGTCGAAGACTTAAGCCGCTTGCTACAAGGCGACACCTTAAGCGACAAAACCAGCAGTTATCGCCAATGGTCAGACGTTGTGGCCCTGCATCCTTTTGAACAACAAATACCGTATTGGCAAAATGTGTTAAGCACACAGCAAAACGTACCTTACGGTAAATCACAACAGCGTCTTACGCATCAATTTGATACTCAGCTTACTGAGCAATTGCTACGCCTTGCTCCTGCAGGGTTTAACACCGAAATCAATGATCTCTTAATGAGTGCGTTTACTCGGGCTTGGTGCAATACCTTTGCTACAAACTATTGCCACCTCACGTTAGAAGGTCACGGCCGAGAACATCTGAGTGACCATATTGATACCTCAAGAACACTAGGCTGGTTTACTAGTATGTTTCCGGTCGCCCTGAAAAATGACACGGATTTATCGACCCTGATTATTCAAAGCAAAGAAACGCTTCGTGCCATTCCAGATAAAGGGCTAGGCTTCAGCGAGTTGGTCAGACGTGGAGAATTTTCCTTCAGCCAATTACCTAAAGTTAGCTTTAATTACTTGGGACAACTTGATAGCAACAGTGATGCACAAGATCAGGGCATACGAATGCTAAATGCACACTCAGGCGATGCCAGCAGCAAGGAGAATCAGGATGAAATGGCACTCATCGTTAACGCCGAAGTGCGTCAAATGCGACTGCAAGTGAGCATTGCAAGTCAGTTAGATGAGACGCAAACCACTGCATTCATAGAGCAGTTCGATGCAGCCCTTCGAGCCGTCGTTTCACATTCGATTACAGCCGCAAATCCCCAAGGTATAAAAACCCTGAGCGATATTGAAGTCGGCGTGTTGGTGAATGAAGTCGACGCTCCTATTGAATGGTTTTTCTTCCCTCCGGGTGGCGGTGGTGCTGAGAGCTACTTGCAATCCATTGCTCCCAAGATTTCCGTGCCTTGTTATTGCTTCAATAACATCTATGCCGCACAGGAAAAACCAAAGGACTCGCTCGCCTATGACTATTATCAGTTCCAAACATTGGCGTTGCAGTATGCTATTCATCTTAAAAAGCTAAAGCCTTGTGGTCCTTATCGGATTTTTGGTTGGAGTTTTGGCGCAACGCTGGCACTTGAGGTTGTCAAACTGCTGCAAAATGAGGGGGACACAGTCGAACATCTCGTGTTCGTCGACCCTTGTTTTGACTATGCCGCGATGCATGATGAAGTTTTAGCTCTACACCCAGAATTCAGTCATCTTGAGCCCGATAGAATTAATTATCACTATCAAAATGATCCGGCATTTTCTAGCACCGCAAAGGTGACGCTATTTAGTGCTGGTTGTGCGGTTGAAGTGGCTCAGTCAGATAGCCTAGAGTTGCAACTTTCCAGCCATATAATCAACCGCTACCTTGATAAGAATCAAAATCTTATAGAAGAAGTAATGCAACCCAGTCAGGTTCAAGTGTTCACCATGAAAGGGTCGCATAACAGCTGGATAAAAACACCGGACGACTTAATAAAAATGTCAGAAATTATGAACACTCTTTAA